A single Sulfurimonas aquatica DNA region contains:
- a CDS encoding HyaD/HybD family hydrogenase maturation endopeptidase, translating into MKILLLGIGNLLFGDEGVGVHFVNYMKQKYSFQGEHQLDFVDGGTLAQRLIPIMVEYDRVIIIDTINAPGVKAGELYFFNFNAVPDAVNWQGSAHEVEMLQTLTMMDLAGDRPDTMIMGIVPTIIEITDFSLSESVSASIPLMEETLLKHLESLGLTSSKKSDVPISSIISTSYKLEQCR; encoded by the coding sequence ATGAAAATACTTCTTCTTGGCATAGGAAATCTTCTCTTTGGAGATGAAGGCGTTGGCGTTCACTTCGTAAACTATATGAAGCAAAAATATAGTTTTCAAGGAGAGCATCAACTTGACTTTGTTGATGGGGGGACTTTAGCACAGAGACTCATCCCAATTATGGTTGAGTACGACCGCGTTATTATCATAGATACTATAAACGCTCCAGGTGTTAAAGCTGGGGAGCTCTATTTTTTTAATTTTAATGCCGTTCCAGATGCTGTAAATTGGCAAGGAAGTGCTCATGAAGTTGAAATGCTTCAAACATTGACTATGATGGATTTAGCAGGAGATCGTCCTGATACCATGATTATGGGAATTGTTCCTACAATCATAGAGATAACTGACTTTTCACTCTCTGAGTCTGTCTCTGCTAGCATCCCTTTAATGGAAGAGACTTTGTTAAAACATCTAGAGTCTTTAGGATTAACGTCAAGTAAAAAAAGTGATGTGCCAATCTCCTCTATCATTTCAACTTCATATAAATTAGAACAATGCAGATAG
- a CDS encoding nickel-dependent hydrogenase large subunit — protein sequence MANKRVVIDPITRIEGHLRIEVEVDENNVVQKAYSSSTLWRGIELILKNRDPRDAGLMAQRICGVCTYSHYKAGVESVENALGVVPPYNAQLVRSILNESLYMHDHVVHFYHLHGLDWVDVVSALSADPKKASELAFKYSDSPIATGTDELTAVQKKVAGFVEKGQLGPFANAYWGNKSYKLSPEQNLIALSHYLKALEVQRTAAQMFAIFGAKQPHGQTLVVGGVTSVRDILSPARLAEWKSKYEIVKDFIDRAYYADVVMAAEAYSTEPSVLGGLGVKNFMAADGMMLNRTENLFESGFIKDGDLSKVYDIDEMKIKEDVTHAWYEGDEPLQPYDGETLQKYTGFIDGDTVNGAAKVIDPNDKYSWVKAPRYDGQAVEVGPLSCLLVNYARGNEKVKKEVGDFLAKTGLPVGALFTTLGRTAARMLQTKLISDNAITTFNSLIENLKTDDSTYTKFEIDPTKEYMGRFIGEVPRGVLSHWVRIKNGLIDNYQAVVPTTWNAGPMDKNGQIGPYEASLVGLKLEDPKKPLEVIRVIHSFDPCMACSVHVMDIKGQELSQYKVNPLGSGAAC from the coding sequence ATGGCAAATAAAAGAGTAGTAATAGATCCTATAACAAGAATAGAAGGTCACCTACGTATAGAAGTAGAAGTAGATGAAAACAATGTAGTTCAAAAGGCATACTCATCATCAACTCTCTGGAGAGGAATAGAGTTAATCTTAAAAAACAGAGACCCTAGAGATGCTGGTCTAATGGCACAGCGTATTTGTGGCGTTTGTACGTACTCTCACTATAAAGCGGGCGTTGAGTCTGTTGAGAATGCCTTAGGAGTTGTTCCTCCATACAATGCACAGCTAGTGCGTAGTATCTTAAATGAATCACTATATATGCATGATCACGTAGTTCACTTCTATCATTTACATGGTCTTGACTGGGTTGATGTAGTATCAGCACTAAGTGCAGATCCAAAAAAAGCTTCAGAGTTGGCGTTTAAATACTCTGACTCTCCTATTGCAACGGGAACGGATGAGCTTACTGCAGTTCAAAAAAAAGTAGCAGGCTTTGTAGAAAAAGGTCAACTTGGGCCCTTTGCCAATGCATACTGGGGAAATAAGAGTTATAAACTATCTCCAGAACAGAACCTCATAGCACTTTCTCACTACTTAAAAGCGCTTGAAGTACAACGTACTGCAGCTCAAATGTTTGCAATCTTTGGGGCAAAGCAACCTCATGGACAGACTCTAGTAGTTGGTGGCGTTACAAGCGTAAGAGACATATTAAGTCCTGCAAGACTTGCAGAGTGGAAATCTAAGTATGAGATAGTTAAAGATTTTATTGACCGTGCTTACTATGCAGATGTTGTTATGGCTGCGGAAGCCTACTCAACTGAGCCAAGTGTTCTAGGTGGACTTGGCGTTAAAAACTTTATGGCAGCCGATGGCATGATGTTAAACCGTACTGAGAACCTTTTTGAGAGTGGTTTTATAAAAGATGGCGACCTTAGTAAGGTTTATGACATTGATGAGATGAAGATAAAAGAGGATGTTACCCATGCTTGGTATGAGGGAGACGAACCTCTACAGCCTTATGATGGAGAGACGCTTCAGAAGTATACAGGCTTCATAGATGGTGATACAGTAAATGGTGCTGCAAAAGTTATTGATCCAAATGACAAATACAGTTGGGTAAAAGCGCCTAGATATGATGGCCAAGCCGTCGAGGTAGGTCCCCTTTCTTGTTTACTAGTAAATTATGCTCGTGGCAATGAAAAAGTTAAAAAAGAAGTTGGTGATTTTCTTGCCAAAACCGGTCTGCCAGTAGGAGCACTTTTTACAACGCTAGGTCGAACTGCGGCTAGAATGCTTCAAACAAAGCTAATTTCAGATAATGCGATCACTACGTTTAACTCTCTTATAGAGAACCTTAAAACTGATGACAGCACATATACAAAATTTGAGATTGATCCAACTAAAGAGTACATGGGTCGCTTCATTGGCGAAGTGCCTCGTGGAGTGCTTAGTCACTGGGTTAGAATCAAAAATGGTCTCATAGATAACTATCAAGCGGTAGTTCCAACGACGTGGAACGCAGGCCCAATGGATAAAAATGGTCAAATAGGACCCTATGAAGCATCTTTAGTAGGCTTGAAACTCGAAGATCCTAAAAAACCACTTGAAGTGATTAGAGTTATTCACTCCTTTGATCCATGTATGGCATGTTCTGTACATGTTATGGATATTAAAGGACAAGAGCTCAGTCAATATAAAGTTAATCCGCTTGGTAGCGGAGCAGCTTGTTAG
- a CDS encoding prepilin peptidase, which yields MNNILFSYKQEIFKYDSSIRISYKVIIIIILVFFITIAVVISVIDWKTEIIPDRIMLPAIVLLLIMKQFENSLGWNEFIAIIIILIIFLVPIALNMAFGGGDLRFGAFCALFVGLEQIGWFVMLAGALHLLLLTLLKKKSFGFAPAMSLAALGAYLIGNI from the coding sequence GTGAATAATATACTTTTTAGTTATAAACAAGAGATATTCAAATACGATAGTTCTATCAGAATTTCTTATAAGGTAATCATAATCATTATATTAGTTTTTTTTATAACTATTGCAGTTGTTATCTCAGTAATAGATTGGAAAACAGAGATTATTCCAGATCGAATTATGCTCCCGGCAATAGTTCTACTTTTAATAATGAAGCAGTTTGAAAATAGCTTAGGATGGAATGAATTTATTGCAATAATAATAATTCTGATTATTTTTTTAGTTCCTATTGCCCTAAATATGGCATTTGGTGGTGGTGACCTTAGATTTGGTGCCTTTTGTGCACTTTTTGTAGGACTAGAACAGATAGGGTGGTTTGTAATGTTAGCTGGTGCTTTGCATCTACTACTTTTAACGCTACTAAAGAAAAAGAGCTTTGGTTTTGCACCGGCGATGAGTCTAGCCGCACTTGGTGCTTACCTTATAGGAAATATATGA
- a CDS encoding hydrogenase small subunit: MDGFNAMFEKAKERIEILSSLESTKEESIESMLDKKGYDRRDFMKWAASITAMLSLPSQFTPLFAEAAKLADRLPLIWLHMAECTGCSEAFIRSDAPTVDSLIFDHISLEYHETLMAASGWQAEENLEHAMKKYEGKYILLVEGGVPTAMNGMYLTLGAQAKTGLSLVQEAADKAAAIFSIGTCASFGGIQAAAPNPTGAKGVDKVVNKPVINVPGCPPSAANIVGTLMHFLLFGTLPALDRYSRPKWAYGNRIHDLCERRGHFDAGEFVESFGDDGAKDGWCLYKQGCKGPYTFNNCSTERFNQHVNWPIGAGHGCMGCSEPNFWDTMGPLEKPLESHLVGGLNKTVDNIGTTLLSATVLGIGAHAVASMFVKNSDEQEGE; the protein is encoded by the coding sequence ATGGATGGTTTTAATGCAATGTTTGAAAAGGCTAAAGAGCGTATCGAGATTCTATCTTCTTTAGAGTCAACTAAAGAAGAGTCAATTGAGAGTATGCTTGATAAAAAAGGTTACGATAGACGTGACTTTATGAAATGGGCAGCCAGCATAACGGCTATGCTATCTCTTCCCTCACAATTTACTCCACTTTTTGCCGAAGCTGCAAAACTAGCCGATAGGCTACCTCTAATATGGCTTCATATGGCAGAATGTACAGGATGTAGTGAAGCATTTATACGCTCAGATGCACCTACTGTTGACTCTCTTATTTTTGATCATATATCACTTGAATATCATGAAACGCTTATGGCAGCTTCAGGATGGCAGGCTGAAGAAAACCTAGAGCATGCTATGAAAAAGTATGAGGGTAAATATATTCTTTTAGTTGAAGGTGGCGTTCCAACTGCAATGAATGGAATGTACCTTACTTTAGGAGCCCAAGCAAAAACGGGACTAAGTCTTGTTCAAGAAGCAGCAGATAAAGCAGCTGCTATATTCTCTATAGGTACATGTGCTAGTTTTGGAGGAATCCAGGCTGCTGCACCGAATCCTACGGGAGCAAAAGGTGTTGACAAAGTTGTTAATAAGCCTGTTATAAATGTACCTGGTTGTCCTCCAAGCGCGGCAAATATAGTGGGAACATTGATGCACTTTTTGCTTTTTGGAACACTTCCGGCACTTGATAGATACAGTCGTCCAAAATGGGCATATGGAAATCGTATTCACGACCTTTGTGAACGCCGAGGACATTTTGATGCGGGAGAGTTTGTTGAGAGTTTTGGTGATGATGGAGCAAAAGATGGTTGGTGTTTATATAAACAAGGCTGTAAAGGTCCATATACGTTTAACAACTGCTCGACTGAGCGTTTTAATCAACATGTAAACTGGCCAATTGGAGCAGGACATGGATGTATGGGATGTAGTGAACCAAACTTTTGGGATACTATGGGTCCGCTTGAGAAGCCTTTAGAGTCTCACTTAGTCGGTGGCCTAAATAAAACTGTTGACAACATAGGAACAACACTACTTAGTGCTACGGTTCTTGGTATTGGTGCACATGCAGTTGCAAGTATGTTTGTAAAAAACAGTGATGAGCAGGAGGGAGAATAA
- a CDS encoding AAA family ATPase, translating into MIIAYVSNRDQECYTELKDEFEAVHSLNSIDDFINFYARSKNRDIVLIYRVEQLSDIEQLADLHFSNNIYMIVVGKDDIEYSLLAGKIGVDAYLNEEQSNPNSVKELIFKSQSIIKKRRGKSNISVFTGISGGVGTTTITMNIAKNIAENYPDKNVLFLDFAYTKSVSNLFFEHVQPNKTIIDIAMLQNLEMEDLFDNGLERYSNNFYFVPGIQKHTDREDLEKPENIQRFLNFINFIKDKFDFILIDVGMFEDVELEIDIQELADSIYVVTEFSIPSMSILKTYIDIIDKSGWYSKTHIIANRSDSFGTVTEEEAKKILSKGLKHQFEVHYSLPNDAMHLRECWNEAKLVHDVYPTSPFMLGIEDMITKFFIHDSALHVNNIHKITKSNSIMEKIKKWL; encoded by the coding sequence ATGATAATAGCATATGTTTCAAACAGAGATCAAGAGTGTTATACTGAGTTGAAAGACGAATTTGAGGCAGTCCATAGTTTAAACTCAATTGATGATTTTATAAACTTTTACGCACGAAGTAAAAACCGTGATATTGTTTTAATATACCGAGTTGAACAACTCTCAGATATAGAGCAGTTAGCTGATCTTCATTTTTCTAATAATATCTATATGATAGTAGTTGGTAAGGATGATATAGAGTACTCTCTACTAGCTGGCAAGATAGGAGTTGACGCATACCTAAATGAAGAGCAATCAAATCCAAACAGTGTAAAAGAGCTTATCTTTAAGTCACAGTCTATCATCAAAAAGCGCCGTGGTAAGAGTAATATTTCTGTATTTACAGGTATAAGCGGTGGCGTTGGTACGACTACCATCACGATGAATATAGCAAAAAACATAGCAGAGAATTACCCAGATAAAAATGTTCTCTTTTTAGATTTTGCATACACAAAATCAGTTTCAAATCTCTTCTTTGAACATGTTCAGCCAAATAAAACAATCATAGATATCGCTATGCTTCAAAACCTTGAGATGGAAGACCTTTTCGATAATGGACTAGAGCGTTATAGCAATAACTTCTACTTTGTTCCGGGTATTCAAAAGCATACGGATAGAGAAGATTTGGAAAAACCAGAAAATATTCAAAGATTTTTAAATTTTATTAACTTTATAAAAGATAAATTTGACTTTATTCTTATAGATGTAGGAATGTTTGAAGATGTTGAACTTGAGATTGATATTCAAGAGTTAGCTGATAGTATCTATGTGGTTACAGAGTTTAGTATCCCATCAATGTCTATTCTTAAAACATACATTGACATCATAGATAAAAGTGGTTGGTACTCTAAGACGCATATCATTGCAAATCGTTCAGACTCCTTTGGAACGGTAACAGAAGAAGAAGCTAAAAAGATTCTCTCAAAAGGGCTTAAGCACCAGTTTGAAGTGCACTACTCCCTACCAAATGATGCCATGCATCTAAGAGAGTGTTGGAATGAAGCAAAACTTGTTCATGACGTCTATCCTACTTCGCCATTTATGTTGGGAATTGAAGATATGATAACAAAATTTTTCATTCACGATAGTGCGCTCCATGTTAATAACATACATAAGATTACTAAATCAAACTCTATTATGGAAAAAATCAAAAAATGGCTTTAA
- the cybH gene encoding Ni/Fe-hydrogenase, b-type cytochrome subunit: protein MNNEEIEAVEHVSFVYTSLNRLLHWIRASVITGLAITGFYIASPFLSPGESSDQLVYAEWVFWHVLLGFILLSSGLLRIFLFFFGKDSKSELRSFKDISSVKSWIIQLKSYFFIGELKKKGMYGPLQFFSYMMVMLMIVLASLTGLILYVHVYHSGFAGMIYEPMRFFEEMMGGLATVRLIHHITMWGFLIFIPIHVYMVVWSAIRFKHGGVDVMFTGYDYHLIKNKKKDDNK, encoded by the coding sequence ATGAATAATGAAGAAATAGAAGCAGTCGAACATGTCTCCTTTGTATATACAAGTCTAAATAGGTTACTTCACTGGATAAGGGCATCAGTTATTACAGGCTTAGCAATTACCGGTTTTTACATTGCTAGTCCTTTTCTCTCTCCTGGAGAATCGAGTGATCAACTCGTATATGCTGAGTGGGTATTCTGGCATGTACTACTTGGGTTTATTTTACTCTCTTCGGGATTATTAAGAATATTTCTATTTTTCTTTGGTAAAGATTCTAAAAGTGAGTTACGTTCATTTAAAGATATCTCGAGTGTTAAATCATGGATTATTCAATTAAAATCTTACTTTTTCATTGGGGAGTTAAAGAAAAAAGGGATGTATGGTCCCCTACAATTTTTCTCGTACATGATGGTAATGCTTATGATTGTTTTAGCATCTCTTACTGGACTTATTCTTTATGTGCATGTATACCATTCAGGATTTGCTGGAATGATATATGAGCCTATGAGATTTTTTGAAGAGATGATGGGCGGACTTGCTACAGTGCGTTTAATACATCACATAACTATGTGGGGATTTTTAATTTTTATTCCTATTCATGTGTATATGGTTGTTTGGTCTGCCATTAGATTCAAGCATGGTGGAGTGGACGTAATGTTTACAGGGTATGACTATCACCTTATTAAAAACAAGAAGAAAGACGATAATAAATGA
- the hypF gene encoding carbamoyltransferase HypF, with the protein MNRELSIKGIVQGVGFRPFIYTLALEHELHGYVLNNCNGVYVEVEGRPLDIDNFTQKIKTKLPILARIDSLKIKNGTFKEYKDFKILQSNHSDTKRAIVSPDIAICDKCLNEMNSKENRRYKYPLINCTECGPRYTIINTLPYDRKNTSMYKFIMCKNCQAEYDNPLDRRYHAQPISCYDCGPSIRLYDNKETLLCEKNEAIEEISRFLKQGKIVAIKGIGGFHIVCDATNDEAVKDLRMRKKRSKKPFAVMFSDLNSVKEHTICNEKERELINSKERPIVIVEKNSSTSLSNEIAPDIKRLGVMIAYTPLHHLLFEHINFPIVATSANRSNEPIYRTFEQIRDNLGSVVDAILDFDREIINAVDDSVVQVVEGEMQTLRLGRGYAPLSIPLQNSNSQKILAVGAQQKSAIALSNSDAAILSPHIGDLESIESFEYFERTIETFKHFYDFESEKIICDKHPDYMSSKWAKSKNVIHSEVQHHYAHILACMMEHDLKEKVLAFSFDGTGYGEDKMNGEAKEGALGYKSLWGSEIMICDRNTTKRVGHMMPLPLLGSSLSIKEPRRMALSMLFECYGSDIEDKLNLELFSDFSSNEIKTLHKVWEKRLNSPLTSSMGRLFDIVASLTGLLQITDYEGQSGLLLESLCFDEKALPFNYAISNGLIDIKPMIKEIITLSLNATKQDIPDRFINTLVAIISDFSDLYPNLPVLFSGGVFQNRTLFQRVLKQLKKRSRVCYMQEKSPINDGGIALGQLCYALYN; encoded by the coding sequence GTGAATAGAGAACTATCCATAAAAGGTATTGTTCAAGGGGTTGGTTTTCGCCCATTTATATATACCTTAGCCTTAGAGCATGAACTTCATGGTTATGTACTAAATAATTGTAATGGCGTTTATGTTGAAGTAGAAGGCAGACCCTTAGATATAGATAACTTCACTCAAAAGATAAAAACAAAACTTCCTATCCTAGCCCGTATTGACTCTCTTAAAATTAAAAATGGAACATTTAAAGAGTATAAAGACTTTAAGATACTTCAGAGTAACCACTCAGATACAAAAAGAGCCATAGTCTCGCCTGACATAGCCATCTGTGACAAGTGCCTAAATGAGATGAATTCAAAAGAGAATCGGCGTTACAAATATCCTCTTATAAACTGTACGGAGTGTGGACCGCGTTACACTATTATAAACACCCTACCCTATGATAGAAAAAACACCTCTATGTATAAGTTTATTATGTGTAAAAACTGTCAAGCTGAATATGATAATCCATTAGACAGAAGATACCATGCACAGCCTATTAGCTGTTATGATTGTGGACCATCCATTAGACTTTATGACAATAAAGAGACTCTTCTTTGTGAAAAAAACGAGGCTATAGAAGAAATATCTAGATTTTTAAAACAAGGTAAAATTGTCGCTATCAAAGGGATTGGTGGATTTCATATAGTCTGTGACGCAACAAATGATGAAGCTGTAAAAGACTTACGAATGCGAAAAAAACGCAGTAAAAAACCTTTTGCCGTAATGTTCTCAGATCTTAATAGTGTAAAAGAGCATACTATCTGTAATGAAAAAGAGAGAGAACTTATAAACTCAAAAGAGAGACCAATAGTTATAGTTGAAAAAAATAGTTCAACTTCTCTCTCAAATGAGATCGCACCAGATATAAAAAGATTAGGAGTCATGATTGCCTATACTCCACTGCATCACCTGTTATTTGAACATATCAACTTCCCAATAGTAGCCACGAGCGCTAACAGAAGTAATGAGCCAATATATCGCACATTCGAGCAGATAAGAGATAATCTTGGGAGTGTAGTTGACGCTATTTTAGATTTTGATAGAGAGATTATAAACGCAGTCGATGATTCGGTTGTTCAAGTTGTAGAAGGCGAAATGCAGACTCTGCGTTTAGGGCGTGGTTACGCTCCACTGAGTATCCCTCTACAGAACTCCAACTCTCAAAAAATTCTCGCTGTCGGAGCGCAACAAAAAAGCGCGATTGCACTATCAAATAGCGATGCCGCAATACTTTCTCCTCATATTGGTGACTTAGAGTCAATTGAATCATTTGAATACTTTGAGAGGACTATAGAAACATTCAAACATTTTTATGATTTTGAGAGTGAAAAAATTATTTGCGATAAACATCCCGACTATATGAGCTCTAAATGGGCTAAATCTAAAAATGTAATACATTCAGAAGTACAGCATCACTATGCGCATATCTTAGCCTGTATGATGGAGCATGATTTAAAGGAAAAAGTCTTGGCGTTTAGTTTTGATGGAACTGGATATGGAGAGGACAAGATGAATGGCGAAGCCAAAGAGGGTGCCCTGGGGTACAAGAGTCTCTGGGGTTCAGAGATAATGATATGTGATAGAAACACTACCAAGAGAGTTGGACATATGATGCCCTTACCTCTTTTAGGTTCAAGTTTGTCCATTAAAGAGCCTCGTCGTATGGCGCTCTCTATGCTGTTTGAGTGTTATGGCTCAGATATAGAAGATAAACTAAACTTAGAACTATTTTCAGATTTTAGCTCAAACGAGATAAAGACACTCCATAAAGTTTGGGAGAAAAGACTCAATAGCCCTTTAACTTCATCTATGGGAAGACTCTTTGACATTGTAGCTTCGCTTACTGGACTTTTACAAATCACTGATTATGAGGGACAGAGTGGTCTCTTACTAGAATCTTTATGTTTTGATGAAAAAGCTCTGCCATTTAACTATGCCATCTCTAATGGTCTGATTGATATCAAGCCTATGATAAAGGAAATTATCACACTCAGTTTAAATGCGACTAAACAAGATATTCCAGATCGTTTTATAAATACTTTAGTAGCTATTATTAGTGATTTCTCAGACCTTTATCCTAATCTTCCGGTTTTGTTTAGCGGTGGAGTATTTCAAAACAGGACCTTGTTCCAAAGAGTACTCAAACAACTAAAGAAGAGATCTCGGGTTTGTTATATGCAAGAAAAGAGCCCAATTAACGATGGTGGGATTGCATTAGGACAGCTTTGTTATGCGCTTTACAACTAA